The Candidatus Kapaibacterium sp. genome has a window encoding:
- a CDS encoding ATP-binding cassette domain-containing protein, producing the protein MGIININSIKKTFGDYTAVDGVSFDVAQGTIFGLLGPNGAGKTTTIRMITNIIIPDEGKITIDGLNNGYDTQSLIGYLPEERGLYKKLKVIEQLKYFAQLKGVNAKDAEHTAMEWLVKLGAGGWENKKIQELSKGMQQKVQFIATILHDPKILILDEPFSGFDPINTEMLKSIILDMKSRGKTIILSTHVMSQVEQLCDDIVIINKGKIIVDGKVSEIKARYGEDTVIIEFDGDSSVINDIPDIRITDRSNHRVEFRLGANSPKASEILKDLVNKIDIIRFEKVQPSLHEIFITEVAKQKLGTKEATNEN; encoded by the coding sequence ATGGGCATCATAAATATTAACTCTATAAAGAAGACATTCGGGGACTATACAGCCGTTGACGGCGTTAGTTTCGATGTCGCTCAGGGTACGATTTTCGGCTTGTTGGGACCCAACGGAGCCGGGAAAACTACCACTATCAGAATGATTACCAATATAATCATTCCGGATGAGGGCAAAATTACAATTGACGGCTTGAACAATGGTTACGATACTCAATCGCTAATCGGATATTTACCGGAAGAGCGCGGGCTTTACAAGAAATTGAAAGTTATTGAGCAACTCAAGTATTTCGCTCAACTGAAGGGAGTCAATGCGAAAGATGCCGAACATACAGCTATGGAATGGCTTGTGAAATTAGGCGCCGGAGGTTGGGAAAATAAAAAAATCCAAGAGCTATCCAAGGGTATGCAACAAAAAGTACAATTCATTGCGACGATTTTGCATGACCCAAAAATTCTGATTCTTGATGAACCGTTTTCAGGATTTGACCCGATTAATACCGAGATGCTCAAATCAATAATTCTCGATATGAAATCACGCGGGAAAACGATAATACTTTCAACGCATGTGATGAGCCAAGTAGAGCAACTTTGCGATGATATTGTAATCATCAACAAGGGCAAAATCATTGTGGATGGCAAGGTTAGTGAAATCAAAGCCCGCTATGGCGAAGACACTGTAATAATCGAATTTGACGGCGATTCTTCCGTTATAAATGATATTCCTGATATTAGAATCACCGATAGGTCAAATCATAGAGTTGAATTCAGATTAGGCGCCAATTCTCCCAAAGCATCTGAGATTTTGAAAGACCTCGTGAATAAAATTGACATTATTAGATTCGAGAAAGTTCAACCAAGTTTACATGAGATATTCATAACGGAAGTAGCAAAACAAAAGTTAGGTACAAAGGAGGCAACAAATGAAAACTAA
- a CDS encoding ABC transporter permease, translating to MKTKSKIGTIIKHEYLSKIKSKGFIIGTILAPVAIIVIYGIIILVAVMSADQTTKKLAIVDYTERIGAMLVERDTSKFFLTDLTEAELNEKVLSGEIDGYLVMPKDFAEKGAATVYTSGGGGLGFVTLIERNTKDIIVNLRLDEIGADASVKALVNRGISLSTMKVTQEGTKDDYSQVFAIMGYVMGFVIYGLMFTYGAFVMRGVIEEKANRIVEVLASSVKPFEIMMGKVIGIGAVGLTQVLFWIVLMGVFVAFGGSIAAGFMGTPDMATAGAEMQEQNAMIEMLNNISISPWLIVAFLFYFLAGYFIYSTLFAAVGSAVDQESDAAQLQIPVTLPIIIPIMFIANVMSNPDGTLAVVLSLIPFFTPILMIARIAATSVPIWQIALSVVLLAATFFACLYFAAKIYRVGILMYGKKPTFKDMVKWFKLAK from the coding sequence ATGAAAACTAAAAGCAAAATAGGCACAATTATTAAGCACGAGTATTTGTCCAAAATCAAGTCAAAAGGCTTTATTATAGGTACAATATTGGCTCCGGTTGCCATAATTGTAATATATGGAATTATAATTTTGGTTGCTGTTATGTCTGCCGACCAAACTACCAAAAAACTAGCAATCGTTGATTACACCGAAAGAATCGGCGCTATGCTCGTAGAGCGTGACACATCGAAGTTTTTCTTGACCGATTTGACCGAAGCTGAATTAAACGAAAAAGTGTTATCCGGCGAAATTGACGGATACTTGGTTATGCCCAAGGATTTTGCGGAAAAAGGGGCAGCTACTGTTTATACAAGTGGTGGCGGTGGTTTGGGTTTTGTGACTTTGATTGAACGAAATACCAAAGACATCATAGTCAATTTGAGATTGGACGAAATCGGGGCTGACGCAAGCGTCAAAGCACTTGTCAATCGCGGAATATCGCTATCAACGATGAAAGTAACCCAAGAAGGTACAAAAGACGATTATTCGCAGGTATTTGCGATTATGGGCTACGTAATGGGATTTGTGATATACGGTTTGATGTTTACTTACGGTGCCTTTGTAATGCGTGGTGTAATCGAAGAAAAAGCCAACAGAATCGTGGAAGTTCTGGCTTCGTCGGTAAAACCCTTTGAAATAATGATGGGCAAAGTCATAGGTATCGGGGCGGTCGGGCTTACTCAAGTATTGTTTTGGATAGTGCTGATGGGTGTTTTTGTTGCATTCGGTGGTTCGATTGCAGCCGGATTTATGGGCACACCTGATATGGCAACAGCGGGTGCTGAAATGCAAGAGCAAAACGCTATGATTGAGATGTTGAACAATATTTCGATTTCACCATGGCTGATTGTTGCATTTTTGTTTTATTTCCTTGCGGGATATTTCATTTATTCCACATTGTTTGCGGCGGTGGGTTCGGCAGTTGACCAAGAGTCGGACGCAGCACAATTACAAATACCTGTAACATTGCCGATAATAATTCCGATTATGTTCATTGCAAATGTGATGTCCAATCCGGATGGAACATTGGCGGTAGTGTTGTCGCTGATACCATTCTTCACACCTATTTTGATGATAGCACGAATTGCGGCTACAAGCGTACCAATTTGGCAGATAGCACTTTCGGTCGTTTTGTTGGCAGCTACATTTTTCGCTTGTCTTTACTTTGCAGCGAAAATTTATCGAGTGGGAATCCTTATGTATGGCAAAAAGCCAACATTCAAGGATATGGTAAAGTGGTTTAAATTAGCAAAATAA
- a CDS encoding T9SS type A sorting domain-containing protein, which translates to MKRAFLLFAVAMLYCNSTLAQEPEPDPNLLWVSDTTWKDGFHRFLVHPNGNILAGIGSTEFELDGNTGKIIREFPYPAVFYDISPDGKYISALTDQRCVIDYETEEVIARFTKENSSPRFMPDSKTLIYDVLLKVGNDFNTKLATYNIETGGYRFSLSPLEQTSAWNINVSPDGRFVATGGKYIDNSDRDYTRLVLWDAETLEPIRVLGEFEYFNPVNSIKFSPDSKLVGFQVYWGDLYIFKTDDYSLYKHYSSDNILNGVMGFGFIANDFIAVGSDEDNQQNFEIINLNNNSTIYKRNDFTGLAEYNAFMKSLIVLRVYIHCFDFEKILSGASIAPEIPNSFTIEYLNNTLSIRNYTFETNQINCSITDINGRVLRNMNLNPSIGELRIPIKLQSGTYFFHIKDGGKEYVAKFWLVN; encoded by the coding sequence ATGAAAAGAGCATTTTTGTTATTCGCTGTTGCAATGCTGTATTGCAACTCTACACTGGCTCAAGAGCCTGAACCTGACCCTAATCTTTTGTGGGTATCGGATACGACTTGGAAAGATGGATTTCACCGATTTCTTGTACATCCGAATGGAAACATACTTGCTGGAATTGGAAGTACAGAATTTGAACTTGACGGCAACACAGGTAAGATTATCAGAGAGTTTCCTTATCCTGCTGTCTTTTATGACATAAGCCCTGACGGAAAATACATCTCTGCACTTACTGACCAAAGATGTGTTATTGATTATGAGACAGAAGAAGTCATTGCACGATTTACAAAAGAAAATTCATCTCCGAGATTCATGCCGGACAGTAAAACGCTTATTTATGATGTTCTACTGAAGGTTGGTAATGACTTCAACACAAAATTAGCTACATACAACATTGAAACTGGAGGATATAGATTTAGTCTAAGCCCTTTAGAGCAAACCTCAGCATGGAACATAAATGTATCTCCTGACGGCAGATTTGTTGCAACAGGAGGTAAATATATTGACAATTCGGACAGAGATTATACCCGATTAGTATTATGGGATGCTGAAACTCTCGAGCCAATAAGAGTATTAGGCGAATTTGAGTATTTCAACCCGGTCAATTCAATCAAATTCTCACCCGATTCAAAATTGGTAGGGTTTCAGGTGTATTGGGGCGATTTGTATATTTTCAAAACAGATGATTATAGTCTTTATAAGCACTACAGTAGTGATAACATATTGAATGGTGTTATGGGTTTTGGTTTTATTGCTAATGATTTTATCGCTGTTGGGAGTGATGAAGACAATCAACAAAATTTTGAAATTATCAATTTAAACAATAATTCAACTATTTATAAGAGGAATGATTTTACAGGACTTGCAGAATATAATGCATTTATGAAATCACTTATTGTGTTGAGAGTTTATATCCATTGTTTTGACTTTGAAAAAATACTATCTGGTGCAAGCATAGCTCCCGAAATACCAAACTCGTTTACGATTGAATATCTCAATAATACATTGAGTATCCGAAATTATACATTTGAAACAAATCAAATCAATTGCAGTATAACTGATATAAACGGGAGAGTTCTTCGCAATATGAATTTGAATCCATCAATAGGTGAGTTACGAATTCCCATAAAACTCCAAAGTGGCACATACTTTTTCCATATTAAGGATGGTGGTAAGGAATATGTAGCTAAATTTTGGTTGGTGAATTAG
- a CDS encoding dipeptidase, which yields MKVADAHCDTLTKFPDNPFHSDLASWNLEKFAKSNGVLQYFAIFTPDIFSGDSALRFAFESVGNFIAKNQNEVIWLKSPSNYDENRINVLLSLEGAGPIINNINNLYAFYELGIRAMGLTWNHRNYVADGIDTDFGLTPFGIEVINEMERIKMIIDVSHLNENGFDDVVKHTNKAFIASHSNARTMHDHRRNLHDDQIREIISRKGFIGLNFYNEFVAQSDVQITFYKHIEHFLKLGAEDVLGMGADFDGIPIGVYPDALSYVEIAENMMNEMQLDRQLVEKIMHRNLVDYTLRMI from the coding sequence ATGAAAGTTGCTGATGCTCATTGTGATACTTTAACCAAATTCCCCGATAACCCGTTCCATTCTGATTTAGCGAGCTGGAACCTTGAAAAATTTGCCAAATCGAACGGTGTATTGCAATATTTCGCTATTTTCACGCCCGACATTTTCTCGGGCGACTCGGCTCTTCGATTCGCCTTTGAATCCGTTGGCAACTTCATTGCTAAAAATCAAAATGAAGTAATTTGGTTGAAATCACCGTCCAATTACGACGAAAATAGAATCAATGTCTTGCTTTCGCTCGAAGGCGCCGGTCCTATTATCAACAATATTAACAATTTGTACGCATTTTACGAACTTGGAATTCGGGCAATGGGGCTGACTTGGAATCATCGCAATTATGTTGCTGACGGCATTGATACGGACTTTGGACTGACACCTTTCGGGATTGAAGTGATTAATGAAATGGAACGAATCAAAATGATTATTGATGTTTCCCATCTCAACGAAAACGGTTTCGATGATGTAGTCAAACACACCAATAAAGCTTTCATTGCATCTCATTCCAATGCTCGCACGATGCACGACCATAGACGTAATTTGCATGATGACCAAATTCGCGAAATTATCTCGCGTAAGGGCTTCATTGGGCTGAATTTCTATAACGAATTTGTTGCCCAAAGTGATGTTCAGATTACTTTTTACAAGCATATTGAACATTTCTTGAAATTGGGGGCTGAAGACGTGCTCGGAATGGGTGCAGATTTTGATGGCATTCCAATTGGAGTATATCCCGATGCTTTGTCATATGTGGAAATTGCCGAAAACATGATGAATGAAATGCAGTTAGACAGGCAATTAGTCGAAAAAATTATGCACCGCAACTTGGTTGATTACACTTTGAGAATGATTTGA
- a CDS encoding DUF3108 domain-containing protein, producing the protein MKLRIKIESKQIYGLSIVLLLVLFALPMFVSKASDNRKTKFRHHTNEAYGYGEKLEYNVGYKFITAGTGYFHIQPKPIYRHGREAYDIRFQVQSMPSLDWLYRVRDQYRTVLDVSGIFPWEFEQRIREGNYRRDFRAVFEQATNQVKVKEKTYNVPDYTHDIVSAFFYVRTLNLSNMPKDSIFYLQNFWDDTTYSLGVKILGRETIKVDAGTFKCIVIEPMVTEGGLFKSEGNILVWLSDDDRKIPVKVATKIPIGYVEAKLSRYSGLRGPLKAKQ; encoded by the coding sequence ATGAAATTAAGAATAAAAATAGAATCTAAACAAATTTACGGGCTGTCAATTGTCTTGTTGCTTGTACTTTTTGCATTGCCGATGTTTGTAAGTAAAGCCAGTGACAATAGGAAAACTAAGTTCCGTCACCATACCAATGAGGCTTACGGATATGGTGAAAAGCTCGAGTACAATGTCGGGTACAAATTTATCACTGCCGGAACCGGATATTTCCACATTCAGCCCAAACCAATTTATCGACATGGTAGAGAAGCATACGACATACGCTTTCAGGTTCAATCTATGCCAAGTTTGGATTGGCTCTACAGAGTGAGAGACCAATACAGGACTGTACTCGATGTCAGTGGCATTTTCCCATGGGAATTTGAACAACGAATCCGTGAGGGTAACTATCGTAGAGATTTCAGAGCAGTTTTTGAACAAGCTACCAATCAGGTCAAAGTTAAAGAGAAGACCTACAATGTACCGGACTATACTCACGATATAGTATCTGCGTTCTTTTACGTTCGTACATTGAATTTGTCGAATATGCCGAAAGATTCAATATTTTATCTACAAAATTTTTGGGATGACACTACATACTCTTTAGGAGTTAAAATTCTGGGCAGAGAAACAATTAAGGTTGATGCCGGAACGTTCAAATGTATCGTAATTGAGCCGATGGTAACCGAAGGTGGCTTATTCAAAAGCGAGGGCAATATCTTAGTATGGCTATCTGATGACGACCGAAAAATACCCGTCAAAGTAGCCACAAAAATCCCAATTGGATATGTTGAGGCAAAATTATCACGATATTCAGGACTTCGAGGTCCTCTAAAGGCTAAACAATGA
- a CDS encoding outer membrane lipoprotein carrier protein LolA, with product MKKYTIILISIFTVLFGMVDAKSNADAEFNAIKKIYGNIKTVSFNFANQDNPNIHGSLIAKRGNKFKLQFGNRTIRCDGKTVWNYSQDENNVIVSNFESHGDENSIETIFFSMLDTHKPIGLSSSTNSAGNKLMLLDLVSTADPNRKIEIAYFPDSRMIAEVTLTNNYVVETWLISKLKINPEIADNTFIFEADDKIEMIDIR from the coding sequence ATGAAAAAGTACACAATCATATTAATTTCAATTTTTACAGTATTATTTGGAATGGTTGACGCAAAATCTAATGCCGATGCTGAATTCAATGCAATCAAGAAAATTTACGGGAACATCAAAACCGTTTCATTCAATTTTGCAAATCAAGACAATCCTAATATTCATGGCTCTTTGATTGCCAAACGCGGAAATAAATTCAAATTGCAATTCGGGAATCGAACAATTCGATGCGACGGTAAAACTGTTTGGAATTACTCACAAGACGAAAATAACGTAATCGTAAGCAATTTTGAATCTCATGGCGATGAAAATTCAATCGAAACTATCTTCTTTTCTATGCTCGATACTCATAAGCCTATTGGATTATCAAGTTCGACAAATTCTGCGGGAAATAAATTGATGCTTCTTGATTTGGTCTCGACCGCAGACCCTAATCGCAAAATTGAAATTGCATACTTCCCCGATAGCAGAATGATAGCGGAAGTAACATTGACTAACAACTACGTAGTCGAAACTTGGTTAATCAGCAAACTCAAGATTAACCCCGAAATAGCCGATAATACTTTCATATTTGAAGCTGATGACAAAATTGAAATGATTGACATACGATGA
- a CDS encoding 4-phosphoerythronate dehydrogenase, with the protein MLKKDSIVIDENIPIIDVILSDYHNVTKVSGREISNQLLKSTDANCLICRSQTKVTENLLDGTKVNFVATATSGSDHIDTNFLAQKGITFNSAIGSNATSVAEYVIFSILHWAKINQISLQNKRLGIVGFGNIGKRLADFAEQIGLKIIVNDPPLRKSGFSFPENLSYCEIEDLFNTCDIITNHVPLTKNCEFATANLINSDLIAKIRSNSLFVHTSRGGIVDEAALKAIQAEHSINFVIDVWNSEPNFDSVLAQKCLIATPHIAGYSFDGKLNGALMMINALSLHTGIKYDLKLLDEAISHESKIAIEKLNENELYEKLNESRAFLRDNEIFAKTFAGDLSGKAQMFDEIRRKYPVRRELLISAFDEPAISQG; encoded by the coding sequence ATGCTTAAGAAAGATTCAATTGTAATTGACGAAAATATCCCAATTATTGATGTAATTTTGTCCGATTATCATAATGTCACCAAAGTTTCGGGTCGTGAGATTTCTAATCAATTGCTGAAATCAACTGATGCAAATTGTTTGATATGCCGCTCTCAGACAAAGGTGACTGAAAATTTGCTCGACGGAACAAAAGTTAATTTCGTGGCTACAGCTACATCCGGTTCGGACCATATTGATACAAACTTTCTCGCACAAAAGGGCATCACTTTCAATTCTGCTATCGGCTCGAATGCTACTTCCGTAGCCGAATATGTCATCTTTTCCATTTTGCATTGGGCAAAAATCAATCAAATATCTCTGCAAAATAAAAGGCTCGGTATTGTTGGTTTCGGGAACATCGGCAAAAGATTAGCGGACTTTGCTGAGCAAATCGGGCTAAAAATCATTGTCAATGACCCACCGCTTCGCAAATCCGGCTTTAGTTTCCCGGAAAATTTGTCATATTGCGAAATCGAAGATTTATTCAATACATGCGACATAATCACAAATCATGTACCTCTGACCAAAAATTGTGAATTCGCCACAGCAAATTTGATAAATTCAGATTTGATTGCTAAAATTCGGAGTAATTCGCTTTTTGTTCATACTTCTCGCGGTGGAATTGTGGATGAGGCAGCATTGAAAGCAATTCAAGCCGAACATAGCATAAATTTCGTGATTGACGTTTGGAATTCGGAGCCAAATTTCGATTCCGTTCTTGCTCAAAAATGTTTGATAGCCACTCCACATATAGCAGGTTACTCGTTCGACGGGAAATTGAATGGTGCTTTGATGATGATAAATGCACTATCATTGCATACGGGTATAAAATATGATTTGAAACTGTTAGACGAAGCAATTTCGCATGAAAGCAAAATCGCGATTGAAAAACTGAATGAAAACGAGCTTTATGAGAAGCTGAACGAGAGTAGAGCTTTTTTGAGAGATAATGAAATCTTTGCAAAAACATTTGCAGGCGATTTATCAGGGAAGGCTCAAATGTTTGATGAAATAAGAAGAAAATATCCTGTCCGACGAGAATTACTAATTTCCGCTTTTGATGAACCGGCAATCAGCCAGGGGTAA
- the panB gene encoding 3-methyl-2-oxobutanoate hydroxymethyltransferase, with product MSIVPHYDFEKRKVTTLRLKEMKKLGIKIACLTAYDATIAKIFDEAGIDLMLVGDSLGNIVQGHETTLSVTLQDTIYHTKAVVNGTERALIVADMPFMSYQVSANEAFTNAGKIMKETGCNAVKLEGCRNVTEAISRMTEAGIPVMGHLGLTPQSINQYGSYRARGTNAEEANQIYNDAHSLQEAGAFAIVLEKIPAELGKRITDSLSIPTIGIGAGPHCDGQILVYTDMLGITIDFNPRFVRRYSNLNEIMKKAVGHYSDDIRNSKFPNEKESY from the coding sequence ATGAGTATAGTTCCGCATTACGATTTTGAAAAAAGAAAAGTAACGACGCTTAGACTAAAAGAAATGAAGAAGTTGGGCATCAAAATAGCTTGTCTGACAGCTTATGATGCGACTATTGCGAAAATTTTTGATGAAGCAGGTATTGATTTGATGTTGGTTGGCGACTCATTGGGCAATATTGTTCAAGGTCACGAAACAACTCTATCGGTAACGCTCCAAGACACGATATATCACACAAAAGCTGTCGTAAATGGGACAGAACGCGCATTAATAGTTGCGGATATGCCTTTTATGAGCTATCAAGTTTCAGCTAATGAAGCATTTACAAATGCTGGCAAAATCATGAAAGAAACCGGATGTAATGCCGTCAAATTGGAAGGCTGCCGCAATGTGACTGAAGCAATATCGCGAATGACGGAAGCCGGAATACCCGTAATGGGGCATTTGGGGCTGACTCCTCAAAGCATCAATCAATACGGTTCATATCGAGCCAGAGGTACTAACGCTGAAGAAGCAAATCAAATCTACAATGATGCCCATTCGCTTCAAGAAGCAGGAGCATTTGCAATCGTTTTAGAAAAAATCCCTGCCGAACTCGGTAAAAGAATTACAGATTCACTATCAATTCCGACTATCGGAATAGGCGCCGGACCTCATTGCGACGGGCAAATCTTAGTCTATACGGATATGCTTGGTATTACTATAGACTTCAATCCGCGATTTGTACGAAGATACTCAAATTTGAACGAAATAATGAAAAAAGCTGTCGGACATTATTCCGATGACATCAGGAATTCAAAGTTCCCCAATGAAAAGGAGAGTTATTAA
- a CDS encoding methionine aminotransferase, which produces MMLKKVSSERISTMGESIFTTMSKLAFEKNAVNLGQGFPDFDGYAMIFESAYRAMKEGKNQYAPSPGIKSLRDVISEVNSNHYGILYNPDTEITITAGATEGLYCVMQAFLNPGDEAILFEPYYDAHYADVILAGGIPKFVTLHKPDFSFSQDELENSITPKTKLIVLNTPHNPTGKVFSREELEIIAKIAIKHDLLVVSDEVYEFLTFDAVKHVPIATLDGMKERCITISSTGKTFGSTGWKVGYVCAAKELTDAIRKVHQWTTFAVNTPAQHAMADAFGTLDTYLPDFRALYQSKRDLLFNALKGTEYNPYLPEGSYFMMIDVPKKFDGDVDAAMRLVSEFGVAVIPPSVFYSKSSEGATLLRLCFAKKDETLIKGAENLINAIKS; this is translated from the coding sequence ATGATGCTTAAAAAAGTTAGTTCCGAAAGAATTTCTACGATGGGTGAATCTATTTTTACAACGATGAGCAAATTAGCTTTCGAGAAAAATGCAGTCAATCTTGGTCAGGGATTTCCGGATTTTGATGGCTATGCGATGATATTTGAAAGTGCTTACCGAGCTATGAAAGAAGGCAAAAATCAGTATGCTCCAAGTCCCGGAATCAAATCGCTAAGAGATGTCATAAGCGAGGTGAATAGTAATCATTACGGTATATTGTATAATCCTGATACTGAAATAACTATAACAGCAGGAGCCACAGAAGGGTTGTATTGCGTAATGCAGGCTTTCTTGAATCCGGGAGACGAAGCTATTTTATTTGAGCCATACTATGATGCTCATTATGCAGATGTAATTTTAGCCGGAGGTATTCCGAAATTTGTAACTTTGCACAAACCCGATTTCTCATTTTCTCAAGATGAATTAGAAAATTCAATTACGCCGAAAACTAAATTGATAGTATTAAATACACCCCACAACCCGACAGGTAAAGTATTTTCGCGAGAAGAATTGGAGATAATTGCCAAGATTGCCATCAAGCATGATTTGCTGGTTGTCAGTGATGAAGTTTATGAATTTTTGACATTCGATGCGGTCAAACATGTTCCTATAGCAACGCTCGACGGTATGAAAGAGCGTTGCATCACAATTTCGTCCACCGGCAAAACATTCGGTTCAACAGGTTGGAAAGTAGGCTACGTTTGTGCCGCAAAAGAGTTGACTGATGCTATTAGGAAAGTGCATCAATGGACAACATTCGCCGTAAATACACCTGCTCAACATGCTATGGCGGATGCATTCGGCACACTTGACACATATTTGCCGGATTTTCGTGCATTATACCAGAGCAAAAGAGATTTGTTGTTCAATGCACTGAAAGGCACAGAATACAACCCGTACTTACCTGAAGGAAGTTATTTCATGATGATTGATGTACCCAAAAAATTTGACGGCGATGTAGACGCAGCAATGAGATTAGTTTCCGAATTTGGAGTAGCAGTAATTCCCCCATCAGTTTTTTATTCCAAGTCTTCCGAAGGCGCTACGCTGCTCAGGCTGTGCTTTGCGAAAAAGGATGAAACTTTGATTAAAGGTGCTGAAAATTTAATCAATGCTATAAAATCATAG
- the tadA gene encoding tRNA adenosine(34) deaminase TadA, translating to MLLALEQARKAISHGDVPVGAIVVRNEEIIGTGYNMVEKLGDPTLHAEIIALREASENIGAKFVYDSTLYVTLEPCVMCTGAIVLARLKRIVYGAEDTKMGACGSLFSIPAEPHLNHKVEVIGGIMSEVCAKLIRDFFEQLRIQKDH from the coding sequence ATGTTATTAGCATTGGAACAAGCTCGGAAAGCTATCAGCCACGGAGATGTGCCTGTGGGAGCAATTGTTGTGCGGAATGAAGAAATTATCGGCACGGGCTATAATATGGTTGAAAAATTGGGCGACCCGACTTTACATGCCGAAATCATTGCCTTGCGTGAAGCCTCGGAAAATATTGGAGCAAAATTTGTTTACGACAGTACATTGTATGTAACTTTAGAGCCCTGCGTAATGTGCACGGGAGCAATTGTTCTTGCACGATTGAAACGCATTGTATATGGCGCTGAGGACACCAAAATGGGAGCATGTGGAAGCCTGTTCTCAATACCTGCCGAACCACATTTAAACCATAAAGTAGAAGTAATTGGCGGTATTATGTCTGAAGTTTGTGCAAAGTTAATAAGAGATTTCTTCGAGCAATTACGTATTCAAAAGGACCATTAA
- the rsmI gene encoding 16S rRNA (cytidine(1402)-2'-O)-methyltransferase: MFETALYIVPTPIGNLDDITIRAVKTLESVDFIACEDTRHTGILLKLLNISGKKLISYHDHNEIQKAEEVAKIISEGKSVALVSDAGTPLISDPGYRLVQKAIESGCKIVSLPGATAFVPAIAASGLAVHGFSFFGFIPQKKGRKTFLENMKNSLLTSVFYESPHRLPRLLKEIKEIFDDDRKIVIAKEISKIHETYVRTTTQKALEDFENLSEFKGEFVILIDGKNQK, translated from the coding sequence ATGTTTGAAACTGCACTGTATATAGTCCCAACGCCAATAGGCAACCTCGATGACATCACTATCAGAGCAGTCAAGACATTAGAATCTGTAGATTTCATTGCTTGCGAAGACACAAGACATACCGGGATTTTGTTGAAATTATTAAATATTTCAGGCAAAAAATTAATTTCGTACCATGACCATAATGAAATCCAAAAAGCAGAGGAAGTCGCTAAAATCATCTCGGAAGGCAAATCTGTTGCCCTTGTCAGTGACGCGGGCACACCTTTAATTTCAGACCCGGGTTATAGATTAGTTCAAAAAGCTATCGAATCCGGTTGCAAAATTGTCTCGCTCCCGGGAGCAACAGCATTTGTTCCGGCAATTGCTGCTTCCGGCTTGGCAGTACACGGATTTTCATTTTTTGGCTTTATTCCCCAAAAAAAAGGTCGCAAAACATTTCTCGAGAATATGAAAAATTCACTTTTAACTTCAGTATTTTACGAATCTCCTCACCGATTGCCAAGATTGCTGAAGGAAATCAAAGAAATATTCGATGATGACCGGAAGATAGTAATAGCCAAGGAAATCAGCAAAATTCACGAAACTTACGTAAGAACCACTACACAAAAAGCATTGGAAGATTTTGAAAATCTTTCGGAATTTAAGGGAGAATTTGTTATTTTGATAGATGGGAAAAATCAAAAATAG